Proteins co-encoded in one Christiangramia fulva genomic window:
- a CDS encoding nucleoid-associated protein translates to MELEIRQIAIHYLEKEAKKTMADIDYSDQPLEKNEFALNLIEQVHKAVNISPSLKNASFKEDEENKFTLTLKDYIENPSDDNFSSFTHSLDILREKVAKEPFAVGGYYLFADYTIQKVRYLSVILLRKKSGINIIKKEGAYVLDSTENINIEKIAMGVRLNFSIYNSQSDDRNYLALITTQQDGEVSGYFKDWVLAAGLIKNSVNTENMIKLIKTIPLPVDEEGKELFSRGEFNKAIFEQVNNRKDKRVNLFELGATFYGEENRNSLRDFADSNGITIDSEFKRDAPKWKSLISIKASVPGININVDFDQFGQHGVQIKNGKVIINSEELANSMQEQYDQY, encoded by the coding sequence ATGGAATTAGAAATCCGACAAATTGCCATACATTATTTAGAAAAAGAAGCTAAAAAAACGATGGCTGATATTGATTACTCCGACCAGCCGTTGGAAAAAAATGAATTTGCTTTAAATCTTATTGAACAAGTCCATAAGGCAGTAAATATCAGTCCAAGCTTAAAAAATGCATCCTTTAAGGAAGATGAAGAAAATAAATTTACCCTCACACTAAAGGATTATATAGAAAATCCATCAGATGATAATTTTTCCTCATTTACACATTCTTTAGATATATTGAGAGAAAAGGTTGCCAAAGAACCTTTTGCGGTAGGGGGATATTATCTCTTCGCGGATTATACTATTCAAAAAGTCAGATATCTTTCAGTAATACTGCTTAGAAAAAAATCCGGGATAAACATTATTAAAAAGGAAGGGGCTTACGTTTTAGATAGTACTGAAAACATAAATATTGAGAAAATAGCGATGGGAGTGAGGCTTAACTTCAGTATCTACAATTCCCAATCAGATGATCGCAATTATTTAGCTTTAATAACCACTCAACAAGACGGGGAAGTGTCAGGTTATTTTAAAGATTGGGTACTTGCAGCAGGCTTAATTAAGAATTCTGTAAATACTGAAAACATGATTAAGCTAATTAAAACAATTCCTTTACCAGTGGACGAAGAGGGCAAAGAACTTTTTAGTCGCGGAGAATTCAATAAAGCTATATTTGAGCAGGTAAACAATAGAAAAGATAAGCGTGTTAATTTATTTGAACTAGGGGCTACTTTCTATGGCGAAGAAAACAGAAATTCTCTTCGAGATTTTGCCGATTCTAACGGGATAACTATAGATTCTGAATTCAAAAGAGACGCACCGAAATGGAAATCGTTGATTTCCATAAAGGCATCAGTTCCAGGAATTAATATAAATGTTGACTTTGATCAATTTGGGCAACATGGAGTGCAAATAAAAAATGGTAAGGTGATTATAAATTCCGAAGAACTGGCTAACTCTATGCAGGAGCAATATGATCAATACTAA
- the traM gene encoding conjugative transposon protein TraM, translating into MKIKKNKIVFGTVIAVIFIFLISYSLMILGDDKSESQNLKQTLVPELEQESKEYDSKLDAINDLREVRETNAPSIYDEKLIDSLGFYDSDLTEKEKERIVDSIYESGRIKYSEGIHQEFSPEQKLDTPTARVASEETEKEQKIETKEMGLEHQLFFASSPTSDSKLIASDIPSVVYAVVDGNQVVKANSRLRMRLTSTAKINDQWIPKNTVVYGFISFQPNRTLVEVENIDHHPVNLKSFDLQDGSEGIYVENSFRAEATSEVLDDIIQDINIPSVPQISGITKVLRRNNRNVKVTVLNDYKLILKPGL; encoded by the coding sequence ATGAAAATTAAGAAGAATAAAATAGTGTTTGGGACTGTAATCGCAGTAATATTCATATTTCTAATTTCCTATTCGCTTATGATTCTTGGCGATGACAAAAGTGAAAGCCAAAATTTGAAACAAACCTTGGTGCCTGAACTAGAACAGGAATCGAAGGAATACGATTCTAAACTTGATGCCATAAATGATTTGAGGGAAGTGCGGGAAACCAACGCTCCCAGTATCTACGATGAGAAGCTGATAGATTCCCTGGGTTTTTATGACTCAGATTTAACCGAAAAGGAAAAGGAAAGGATTGTTGACAGTATCTATGAATCCGGACGTATAAAATATTCAGAAGGAATACACCAGGAATTCAGTCCAGAACAAAAATTAGATACCCCCACTGCTCGAGTGGCAAGTGAGGAGACAGAGAAAGAGCAGAAAATCGAGACCAAAGAGATGGGATTGGAGCATCAACTGTTCTTTGCCTCCTCCCCTACTTCAGATAGTAAGCTTATTGCTTCGGATATCCCTTCGGTTGTATATGCTGTGGTGGATGGAAACCAGGTCGTAAAAGCCAATTCCAGACTCCGGATGCGCTTGACATCCACTGCAAAGATCAATGATCAATGGATTCCCAAAAATACTGTTGTCTATGGTTTTATCAGTTTTCAGCCGAACAGGACACTGGTCGAAGTTGAAAATATAGACCATCATCCGGTAAACCTGAAGTCGTTCGACCTCCAGGATGGCAGCGAAGGTATTTACGTGGAAAACAGTTTCCGCGCCGAGGCAACCAGTGAAGTCCTGGATGATATTATTCAGGACATAAACATTCCAAGTGTGCCACAAATTAGTGGAATAACCAAGGTACTTAGGCGCAACAACCGGAACGTAAAAGTAACCGTACTCAATGATTACAAACTCATTTTAAAACCAGGTTTATGA
- a CDS encoding DUF2911 domain-containing protein has translation MAIIDGAHIHIDYSSPRVRDRIIFGGLVGYNTVWQAGAHKATWIETSKDLLIGDKILPAGKYAFFTVPGKENWKVMFNSRWDQHGKDEYDEKENVVVLEVHSETLENVQEALTYEVEKIESDEGAISLTWERKKISIPFQVRTE, from the coding sequence ATGGCCATAATTGATGGCGCTCATATTCATATAGATTATTCTTCACCACGCGTGCGTGACAGGATAATTTTTGGCGGACTGGTTGGCTACAACACAGTTTGGCAAGCTGGGGCACACAAAGCTACCTGGATAGAAACCAGTAAGGATTTGCTAATTGGTGATAAAATATTGCCTGCCGGGAAGTATGCTTTTTTTACAGTTCCCGGAAAAGAAAATTGGAAAGTCATGTTCAATTCCCGTTGGGATCAGCATGGAAAGGATGAATATGATGAAAAAGAAAACGTAGTTGTTTTGGAAGTTCATTCTGAGACGCTGGAGAATGTCCAGGAGGCGCTGACTTATGAAGTTGAAAAAATAGAAAGTGATGAAGGAGCAATTTCTCTCACCTGGGAAAGAAAGAAAATTAGTATTCCTTTTCAGGTCAGGACCGAGTGA
- a CDS encoding conjugal transfer protein TraK, giving the protein MKTPYQNIYSVLKLNRFVIIAVVICAFSSSIFSGWIAFSINKKALNSAFAVNTNGEVIPLKLVSQKENFKVEALAHLELFHNYFYNIDASNYEKNLEKALWLGNSSVDNLYRQKKADGVYNRLIQYSLVQKVLSVNSELEEQEEKYSFKTTTIFEINRGSVIDTYELVSTGNLITVDRNFPNNPHGLLITNYFENTLKKLDNEN; this is encoded by the coding sequence ATGAAAACACCTTATCAAAATATATATTCCGTGTTAAAGTTAAACAGGTTTGTAATTATTGCTGTAGTTATTTGCGCATTCTCTTCGAGCATCTTTTCGGGATGGATAGCATTTTCAATCAATAAAAAAGCACTAAACAGTGCCTTTGCGGTTAATACAAACGGAGAGGTAATCCCGTTAAAACTGGTTTCCCAAAAAGAAAACTTCAAGGTGGAAGCACTGGCACATTTGGAGTTATTTCACAATTACTTCTATAACATCGATGCCAGCAATTATGAGAAAAATCTTGAAAAAGCACTTTGGCTGGGAAATAGCTCTGTCGATAATCTATACCGTCAGAAGAAAGCTGATGGTGTTTACAACAGATTAATTCAATATTCACTGGTTCAAAAGGTACTTAGTGTTAACTCTGAACTGGAGGAACAAGAAGAAAAGTACAGCTTTAAAACCACAACAATTTTTGAGATCAACCGCGGATCTGTAATTGACACTTATGAGCTGGTTTCCACAGGAAACCTGATCACTGTAGATCGAAATTTCCCAAACAACCCACACGGGTTGCTTATCACCAACTACTTTGAAAACACTTTAAAGAAACTAGATAATGAAAATTAA
- a CDS encoding HYC_CC_PP family protein, which produces MKSSLYKISSSALAFLMFLSTMSFTVHQHFCGDFLVDQSVFFEADTCGMEHDSGVADEKGCYDDSIAIDGQKDLKIPFYDLSFDQQVFLVSFAYSFSGLFEELPAKDIPYTKYIPPLIVQEIHILNETFLI; this is translated from the coding sequence GTGAAATCTTCACTCTACAAAATATCATCTTCGGCTCTGGCATTTTTAATGTTCCTGTCTACAATGTCTTTTACCGTACATCAACATTTTTGTGGTGATTTTCTTGTGGACCAATCAGTCTTTTTTGAAGCTGATACCTGCGGAATGGAACATGATTCCGGAGTAGCTGATGAGAAAGGTTGTTATGATGATTCTATAGCTATTGATGGTCAGAAAGATTTGAAGATACCCTTTTACGATCTTAGTTTTGATCAGCAAGTATTTCTTGTAAGTTTTGCTTATTCATTTAGCGGGCTTTTTGAAGAACTGCCTGCGAAAGATATTCCTTATACTAAGTATATACCTCCCTTAATCGTTCAGGAAATCCACATATTGAACGAGACCTTCTTAATTTGA
- a CDS encoding helix-turn-helix domain-containing protein, with amino-acid sequence MKKEILIDRNSINIENHRVIQIKNVVCQRCKRSVREILTALKIPFKRVSLGEAELERDLSDLEFPLLQEQLHKVGFELIFEKNERLVNQIKSIIIARIYKEEDFGEQKISDLLINRLHYDYSHLTHIFTKLEGKNIQKFHSEVKIERIKELLEYNELTISEIAHEMGYSSATYLSTQFKKPTGVIPSDYKNKEEKRKIDLNRF; translated from the coding sequence ATGAAAAAGGAAATTTTAATTGACAGGAATTCGATCAATATTGAAAATCATAGAGTTATTCAGATTAAAAATGTGGTTTGCCAGCGATGCAAGAGGAGCGTAAGAGAAATATTGACTGCATTAAAAATTCCTTTTAAGAGAGTGTCTTTGGGAGAAGCAGAGTTGGAAAGGGATCTCTCTGATCTTGAGTTCCCGTTGCTCCAGGAGCAATTGCACAAAGTGGGATTTGAGCTTATTTTTGAAAAAAATGAGCGACTGGTGAATCAGATAAAATCAATAATAATTGCGCGCATTTACAAGGAGGAAGATTTTGGAGAACAGAAGATTTCAGATCTGTTGATCAACCGTTTGCACTACGATTATAGTCATCTTACTCATATCTTTACCAAACTTGAGGGAAAGAATATTCAGAAGTTCCATAGTGAAGTAAAAATAGAAAGAATAAAGGAGCTATTGGAGTATAACGAGCTTACTATTTCAGAGATTGCTCATGAGATGGGATATAGTAGTGCTACTTACTTATCAACTCAGTTTAAAAAGCCTACAGGTGTAATTCCGTCAGATTATAAAAATAAAGAAGAAAAACGAAAAATAGATTTGAATAGGTTCTGA
- a CDS encoding DUF4138 domain-containing protein, translated as MKTNVLFLLFLTACAFHPSLAQERKILDTIFANDQKNVALFFPKPIRQGITGSDNFVFTYNREAEQHFGLLQAKPGKESNLLVINSNGSIFSYILKYKEHLDQLNYFVLKSDTIGNEKPEVIGESRVTKEEPKESDKTYYYDKFCSFLVERKQKIGGLKKRNQDIVLTVENIVFDKEELYFVIHIENKSSLDYDLNFLNVGIETRQKGKKKSSQTIYQEPIFTYGLPTRVKEGETEKLIYVLPKFSLGDDRRVVLELNEKNGGRNIKLKVPHKHINNPN; from the coding sequence ATGAAAACAAATGTATTATTTCTATTGTTCCTCACCGCTTGTGCATTTCACCCCAGTTTGGCACAAGAAAGAAAAATCCTCGACACCATTTTTGCAAATGACCAAAAGAATGTGGCTCTGTTCTTTCCGAAACCTATAAGGCAGGGAATAACAGGTTCTGACAATTTTGTTTTTACATATAACCGGGAAGCGGAACAGCATTTTGGACTCTTACAGGCCAAACCCGGAAAAGAAAGTAATCTTCTGGTAATCAACTCAAACGGCTCTATTTTTTCTTATATTTTAAAATATAAGGAACACCTTGATCAGCTGAATTATTTTGTTTTAAAATCTGACACCATAGGCAATGAAAAACCTGAGGTCATCGGTGAATCGCGGGTAACCAAGGAAGAGCCTAAAGAAAGCGACAAAACCTACTACTACGACAAATTTTGCTCCTTTCTGGTTGAACGCAAACAGAAAATAGGGGGGCTAAAAAAACGGAATCAGGATATCGTCTTAACTGTTGAAAATATTGTATTTGATAAAGAAGAACTGTATTTCGTTATCCATATAGAAAATAAATCGTCCCTGGATTATGATTTAAATTTTCTGAATGTGGGAATTGAGACCAGGCAAAAAGGTAAAAAGAAATCTTCTCAGACCATTTATCAAGAACCAATATTTACATATGGTCTGCCCACTAGAGTCAAAGAAGGTGAAACAGAGAAACTGATCTATGTGCTACCAAAATTTTCTTTGGGAGATGACCGTAGGGTAGTACTGGAACTGAATGAAAAAAATGGCGGGAGAAATATTAAATTAAAAGTACCACATAAACATATCAATAATCCTAATTAA